In the genome of Alphaproteobacteria bacterium, the window GAGCACCATTAGTTATGGCATTCTCTTAAACTTGGCCTCCGTCTGCAATGCAGAAGATGCTTCTATTTTGTGGGGATTTGTAACTCGCTATCAGCCTGAAGTGACACCTGAATCTGCCCCCTTTTTGAATCGACTCATTGATCATGCAATTCATTATTTTCATGACTTTATTCTGCCCCAAAAAACCTATCGCCCCCCTACAGGAACAGATCAAGCTGCCCTCCTTGATTTGCGGGAGTGTCTAAAAATCACGCCGCCTGACGCGTCAGCGGAAGACCTACAATCTCTTGTCTTTGAAGTGGGGAAACGCCATCCCTATCCTGATTTAAGATCTTGGTTCACATCACTTTATGAAGTTCTTTTAGGCCAATCCGAAGGACCACGAATGGGATCCTTTATTGCATTATATGGTATAAATGAAATGATAGCCTTAATTGATGAGAAACTAAATCAACCCTCTGACTCAGAAAATGCGAGTACATCCTCATGACAACAACGACTGTCATTCCGTCTTCATCCTGGTTAAGACGTCTTTATGATTGGACCCTTCAAAGGGCAAATACGCCAAAGGCAATCTGGAGCCTGGCACTCATGTCTTTTGCAGAGAGTTCTTTTTTCCCTCTTCCCCCCGATTTAATGCTCATTCCCATGATATTGGCAGACCGAGCTAAAGCTTGGTGGTTAGCCACCATATGTACGATTTCATCAGTTTTGGGAGGATTAGTCGGTTATGCAATCGGTTATTTTTTGTTTGAATCGGCAGGGGAGTGGATTATTCAAACCTATCATTTACAAGATGCCTTCACCCGATTCCAAACAGATTTCCAAAACTGGGGATTTTGGATCATTGCCCTCAAAGGCCTTACACCTATTCCTTTTAAACTGGTAACAATAGCTAGTGGTGTGGCCGGATTGAACCTGACTCAATTCGTTCTTGCCTCTATCATTGCTCGTTCATTCCGATTTTTTCTTCTCGCAGGCTTACTGTGGTATTTTGGAGATTGGGCACGACCATTTATTGAGCGTTATCTGCCTTGGATTTTAGGTGGATTATTAGTTAGCTTGATTGCCGGGTTTGTTGCTGTTAAAATTTTAGCAGGTTAATTGATAATGAGGAAATGGGCATGAATTGCACGTCCCTGACAAAAATATGCACCCTCATCACCCAAAAGCATATTCAATACTTTCTCATCGCTATGGCAGTAGCGTCTCTTGCATTTGCTTTCACTGCCGAATATGGCTTTAATATTAAACCATGTGATTTTTGCCTATATGAAAGATGCATTTATGCGATCGTCATTATTCTCGGCCTTCTCAGCCTGAGGACAAAGCTCTTCTCTGGAAATTTTGGAATCTTTACTCAACTCCTGATTTTGTCTATTGGTATTGCCCTTACGTTTTATCACGTAGGTATGGAACAACATTGGTGGGTAGGACCTGCCAGTTGTACCGGCCCTACGCCCGCAGCCACCTTTGAAGATTTTCGCGCACAGCTCATGAAACTTTCACGCCCTCGATGCGACCAGATTTCTTGGGCTCTCTTCGGAATTTCTGCAACCTTGTGGAATTTAATGCTTCAAGCTGGCCTTGCTTTCATAACATCCTTAGGACTGTATTTGCGTGAAA includes:
- a CDS encoding DedA family protein, whose translation is MTTTTVIPSSSWLRRLYDWTLQRANTPKAIWSLALMSFAESSFFPLPPDLMLIPMILADRAKAWWLATICTISSVLGGLVGYAIGYFLFESAGEWIIQTYHLQDAFTRFQTDFQNWGFWIIALKGLTPIPFKLVTIASGVAGLNLTQFVLASIIARSFRFFLLAGLLWYFGDWARPFIERYLPWILGGLLVSLIAGFVAVKILAG
- a CDS encoding disulfide bond formation protein B; translated protein: MGMNCTSLTKICTLITQKHIQYFLIAMAVASLAFAFTAEYGFNIKPCDFCLYERCIYAIVIILGLLSLRTKLFSGNFGIFTQLLILSIGIALTFYHVGMEQHWWVGPASCTGPTPAATFEDFRAQLMKLSRPRCDQISWALFGISATLWNLMLQAGLAFITSLGLYLREK